Proteins co-encoded in one Octopus bimaculoides isolate UCB-OBI-ISO-001 chromosome 7, ASM119413v2, whole genome shotgun sequence genomic window:
- the LOC106874654 gene encoding R3H domain-containing protein 4, producing the protein MGINRDSNRDYYDPEIIEDDLVVLDTVIECPDEGVSNIKKPSRLTKYHSSKKLGSLYTSIDDLYVHKKLGANKSRRCENLCYLLNLVDKDDWGNLEKIDRVEPRMSVFAEILMDKEKWKVWNDFINQSEEEQQKILQKSNSRNSRYQRSKSDQILKDKDLNQENWEIVPDMRTAHPAHTAEQCFQKLDRNIRATLKRRHFPQGLLLTIEEDLISFFKEWPTAVYISQLANSFERLLLHALCQYLGLKSKSFEEEGIRRIEVENSKDYFRPPNVLLSQYIQKNQ; encoded by the exons CGTACTTGACACGGTCATTGAATGCCCAGATGAAGGTGTCAGCAACATAAAGAAACCATCCAGGTTGACCAAGTACCACAGTTCTAAAAAACTTGGTTCTTTATATACCTCCATTGATGACCTGTATGTCCATAAGAAGCTTGGTGCTAATAAAAGTCGCCGATGTGAAAACT TATGCTATCTCCTGAATCTGGTTGACAAAGATGACTGGGGAAACTTGGAGAAAATTGACCGCGTTGAGCCCAGGATGTCAGTCTTTGCTGAGATTTTAATGGACAAAGAGAAATGGAAG gTTTGGAATGATTTCATTAACCAATCAGAAGAAGAGCAgcaaaaaatcttgcaaaaatcTAACAGTCGTAATTCACGCTACCAAAGGAGTAAGTCCGACCAGATTTTAAAAGACAAAGATTTGAATCAAGAGAATTGGGAAATTGTTCCTGATATGAGAACTG cCCATCCAGCACATACTGCCGAACAGTGTTTTCAAAAACTTGATCGGAACATCAGAGCAACCTTGAAGCGACGTCATTTCCCTCAA gGCTTGCTATTGACCATTGAGGAAGATTTGATCTCCTTCTTCAAAGAGTGGCCAACTGCTGTTTACATATCCCAGCTTGCCAATAGCTTTGAAAGACTTCTCCTTCATGCTCTCTGCCAATATCTGGGCTTGAAATcaaaaa GTTTCGAAGAAGAAGGCATCAGGAGAATTGAAGTGGAAAATTCCAAGGACTACTTCAGGCCTCCAAATGTTCTACTGAGCCAGTATATTCAGAAAAACCAGTGA